One Luteibacter sp. 9135 DNA segment encodes these proteins:
- a CDS encoding LTA synthase family protein, which produces MRKLTWRFIAAVLVFLTLSRVALSAWQWTRVHDAGGLWPVLLGGWRIDLSLLAMVVALPALFSPWLGHRRWPTRIAAWWLRLWWLLYALLEVSTPQFIVEYDTRPNRLYFEYLTSPHEVAAMLWNGYKLSVGLGLIAFALIAWIGFRLLPTRQPDRRPVRGWMRPVATVLTFAVLFLAARGTLQHRPLNASQVAFTNDAMVNTLPLNSLYNVLNAALALGNERSASAVYGKMPDDEMNAIVRRAAGLDGAPLDPQYPSLHRQEPTRQGDKPLNLVIILEESLGAQFVGSLGGAGYTPELDKLSNEGWWLERTYATGTRSARGLEAVTTGFMPTPAEAVLKLPRSQRDFFTLGALLDTFGYHTRFLYGGEAHFDNMRSFFYGNGFNEVVDSATFKTKPAFVGSWGASDEDMFNELHQRLLDDGEKPTLTVAFSVSNHTPWEYPSGRITPEGDPASNANAVRYADWSIGRFFERAKQSLYWNHTVFLIVADHDARVFGASLVPVRHFHIPALILGAGVPVKKDEHIVSQVDLAPTLLSLIGIRSEHPMLGADLTQRYPDRAIMQYGDNYGYLKGDQLIVLRPNQAPTQYHYLLDHEYSADGEKLEPEAVDPLLEKTALAHALWPSWAYSKQRYRLPPKEK; this is translated from the coding sequence GTGCGCAAGCTCACCTGGCGTTTCATCGCCGCCGTCCTCGTTTTCCTGACGCTCTCGCGCGTCGCACTTTCCGCCTGGCAGTGGACCCGCGTCCACGATGCCGGTGGCCTGTGGCCCGTGCTGCTGGGCGGCTGGCGCATCGACCTTTCGCTGCTGGCGATGGTGGTGGCCCTGCCGGCGCTGTTCTCGCCGTGGCTGGGCCACCGGCGCTGGCCCACGCGCATCGCGGCCTGGTGGCTGCGCCTGTGGTGGCTGCTCTATGCGCTGCTGGAAGTGTCCACGCCGCAGTTCATCGTCGAATACGACACGCGGCCCAACCGGCTCTATTTCGAATACCTCACCAGCCCGCATGAAGTCGCGGCCATGCTGTGGAACGGCTACAAGCTGTCGGTGGGCCTGGGCCTGATCGCCTTCGCGCTGATCGCCTGGATCGGCTTCCGCCTGTTGCCCACCCGCCAGCCCGATCGCCGGCCCGTACGCGGATGGATGCGCCCGGTGGCCACGGTGCTCACCTTCGCCGTGCTGTTCCTGGCCGCGCGCGGCACCTTGCAGCATCGTCCACTGAACGCGTCGCAGGTGGCCTTCACCAACGACGCGATGGTCAACACGCTGCCGCTGAATTCGCTCTACAACGTGCTCAACGCCGCCCTGGCCCTGGGCAACGAGCGCTCGGCGTCGGCCGTGTACGGCAAGATGCCGGATGACGAGATGAACGCCATCGTGCGCCGTGCCGCCGGCCTGGACGGCGCGCCGCTCGACCCGCAATACCCCAGCCTGCACCGCCAGGAGCCGACGCGGCAGGGCGACAAGCCGCTCAACCTGGTGATCATCCTGGAAGAAAGCCTGGGCGCGCAGTTCGTCGGCAGCCTGGGCGGCGCGGGCTACACCCCGGAGCTGGATAAACTGTCCAACGAGGGCTGGTGGCTGGAGCGCACCTACGCCACCGGCACGCGCAGCGCGCGCGGCCTGGAGGCGGTCACCACGGGTTTCATGCCCACGCCGGCGGAGGCGGTGCTGAAACTGCCACGCAGCCAGCGCGACTTCTTCACCCTCGGCGCCTTGCTGGATACCTTCGGCTACCACACGCGCTTCCTCTACGGCGGTGAAGCCCACTTCGACAATATGCGCTCGTTCTTCTACGGCAACGGCTTCAACGAGGTGGTGGACAGCGCCACCTTCAAGACCAAGCCCGCGTTCGTCGGTTCGTGGGGCGCGTCCGACGAGGACATGTTCAACGAGCTGCACCAGCGGCTGCTGGACGACGGTGAAAAACCCACCTTGACCGTGGCCTTCTCCGTGTCCAATCACACGCCGTGGGAATACCCGTCGGGCCGCATCACGCCCGAGGGCGATCCGGCCAGCAACGCGAACGCCGTGCGTTACGCCGACTGGTCGATCGGGCGTTTCTTCGAGCGCGCCAAGCAGTCGCTGTACTGGAACCACACGGTGTTCCTGATCGTCGCCGACCACGATGCCCGCGTGTTCGGTGCCAGCCTGGTGCCGGTCCGTCATTTCCATATCCCGGCACTGATCCTGGGCGCGGGCGTGCCGGTGAAGAAAGACGAGCACATCGTCAGCCAGGTGGACCTGGCGCCTACGCTGCTGTCGCTGATCGGCATCCGCAGCGAGCACCCCATGCTGGGCGCGGACCTGACACAGCGCTATCCGGACCGCGCGATCATGCAGTACGGCGACAACTACGGTTACCTCAAGGGCGACCAGCTGATCGTGCTGCGGCCCAACCAGGCGCCGACCCAGTATCACTACCTGCTGGATCATGAGTACTCGGCCGACGGCGAGAAGCTGGAGCCGGAAGCGGTGGACCCGTTGCTCGAGAAGACGGCCCTTGCCCATGCGCTGTGGCCCAGCTGGGCCTACAGCAAGCAGCGGTACCGGCTGCCGCCGAAGGAAAAGTAG